One Paraburkholderia aromaticivorans genomic region harbors:
- a CDS encoding ATP-binding protein has protein sequence MHRITNTGRVNLGHLFWLRSLAIIGQLMTIAFVQIFIGVHLPLPAMLLVIALEVIFNGITWWRVSQQRPESNMELFGQIWVDLGALSALLFLSGGTTNPFVSLYLPSLAIAAAVLPWHLMAWLAAFAVACYAVLGFDSVPLNLDNPANLFDYYRAGMWVNFMVSVGLIAWFVARMSRALRLRDAALGDAQQRLLHDERAVALGVQAATVAHEIGTPLSTIAMLSEELRDAARSDKGLAPYSADLELLEQQMTLCTSALARLRSRASTTTNRQLVGEWLESFAEQWRLRHPHVKFERVGVPPADVSLDDSVAVSQILTILLDNAARASRDHVTLSCALAARGDQIVFEVCDAGPGIPATLRGSLGAMPVESTQGGHGVGLYLAFSAAARLNGSIELTDVSAIKPRGTRAVLKLPLAGRKFSGKGRQGAAPSNTEKQA, from the coding sequence ATGCATCGAATCACCAACACTGGCCGCGTCAATCTCGGGCATCTGTTCTGGCTGCGCAGTCTCGCGATCATTGGCCAATTGATGACGATCGCGTTCGTGCAGATCTTCATCGGCGTGCACTTGCCGTTGCCCGCCATGCTGCTGGTGATCGCGCTCGAAGTGATCTTCAACGGAATCACGTGGTGGCGCGTCTCGCAGCAGCGCCCCGAATCCAACATGGAATTGTTCGGCCAGATCTGGGTCGATCTGGGCGCGTTGTCGGCACTGCTGTTTCTCTCCGGCGGCACCACCAATCCATTCGTTTCGCTCTATCTGCCATCGCTCGCCATCGCGGCGGCCGTGCTGCCGTGGCATCTGATGGCGTGGCTCGCGGCGTTCGCCGTGGCCTGCTACGCGGTCCTCGGTTTCGATTCCGTGCCGCTGAATCTCGACAATCCGGCGAACCTGTTCGACTACTACCGCGCGGGCATGTGGGTGAACTTCATGGTCAGCGTTGGCCTCATTGCATGGTTCGTCGCGCGCATGTCGCGAGCGTTGCGGCTACGTGACGCAGCACTCGGAGACGCGCAGCAGCGCTTGCTTCACGACGAACGCGCGGTCGCTCTGGGTGTCCAGGCCGCCACTGTGGCGCACGAAATCGGTACGCCGTTGTCTACAATTGCCATGTTGTCCGAAGAATTACGAGATGCAGCGCGTTCCGATAAGGGACTTGCGCCTTATAGCGCAGATCTCGAATTGCTCGAACAACAAATGACATTGTGTACGTCGGCGCTTGCGCGCTTGCGCAGCCGGGCGTCGACGACCACCAACCGGCAACTGGTCGGCGAGTGGCTCGAATCGTTTGCCGAGCAGTGGCGCTTGCGTCATCCGCATGTGAAGTTCGAGCGGGTCGGCGTGCCGCCCGCGGATGTCAGTCTTGACGATTCGGTGGCCGTGAGTCAGATTCTCACGATTTTGCTCGACAACGCCGCGCGTGCAAGCCGCGATCACGTGACGCTGTCCTGCGCGCTGGCGGCGCGCGGCGACCAGATCGTCTTCGAAGTATGTGATGCGGGCCCGGGCATTCCGGCCACGTTGCGCGGCTCGCTCGGAGCGATGCCGGTCGAGAGTACGCAAGGTGGACACGGCGTGGGCCTCTATCTGGCGTTTTCGGCGGCGGCGCGTCTGAATGGATCGATCGAACTGACCGATGTCAGTGCGATCAAGCCGCGTGGCACGCGCGCGGTCCTGAAGCTGCCGCTCGCCGGACGCAAATTTTCTGGCAAAGGCCGTCAAGGCGCTGCGCCATCCAACACGGAGAAACAGGCATGA